TCAGGAACACTatgttttaaagcatttttctcCTCTGACACTGTAatctatttaatttttatttgaacagtaaATGACGCACTGCTactttaatgtaatatttcttgAAAGTATGAACAGTGGAAtgaatatatagtgtataggaGGAATAGAAAATGCATACAGAACACAGAGAATTAAAAATGAGGTATTCCTAGGAATTTGTATGTTCCCCATGGTAAAAGCGCAGCCTATGTCTAATGATCAAAGATTAACAACAATACGCACATATATTCTCTGAGGGCATCACATCTCTGTGTGAGTCACCAGACACTGTTGCCATGGTAGCCATGCGTGACCACAGACATCTCCATGGTGATAAAGCATCAGCCAGGGGATTCTGTGCTGCCATCagaatgaaaatgagaaaagagATGTGTGACAGTACCATGCTGTGACCCAGTGAGTCCATGATGTCCACCAGGCGGCGAGGTATAGTCCCCAAAACTCCCCTGTGAGGTCGAGTATGGGGACGCCTCCAATCAAGCCAAGCTTGATGGTGCTGGACAGATCCATATCCAGAGCCACTACCATGTTTGCGGCGAGTACTAGGGTCAAAGCGATGCACCTCACATCTCATACTTAATGTGGATTCCAGAATCATTGCATCCTTTCCATCCAAACtgtaaagggggaaaaaaaacctgaacaGTTCAGGTTTCACATAGACACTGCACACATAGCTGTCAGAATCTCTTTATTAGTGGTGCACCTTGTTAGCACTTCGTGTGTCTCAGTTATTGTATTTATGTTCTTATTGCTCTTATGGGTCTCTTATGGAACATGGAACATATTGGAACctttaaatcattcattcattcatcttcagtggaTCCAGggcctatcccagaaacactgggcatgaggtgggagaATTCATGCCAGTCCATTGCTGGGCACCATGCTCACACATATTCACAGCTacaggcaatttagcatagccaatcctcCTActtcatgtttttgggaggtgggaggaaactgacaaagctagaggaaacccatgtgaacacagggagaacatgcaatacTCTACCCATAcaataacccaagctcaggattgaaccaggtgCCCTGGAGCCATGAAGCAAAAACATTTcccgctgcaccaccatgctgccaaGAATCTGTTCTagattaatgtttaaaaaagatttaaCCATGTTATAAAAATCTCAGTTGTGTAGGGATCTGATTGGTAGATTGAGTTCAAAGCCTGATGATACCACATGGCATTTTGGAAAAAGGGAattttctctctcccctgtaAATCACAGAGATGCTAACCAATCGTGGGCTTTAGCTCATGTATGTGGCAAAGGGTATATAGCGCTTTCCCCAGTTGGGTTAGGCTGTATGAGTAGCAGTTCGAATAGtatggttggctggcttcacatgtcttggaggaagcatgtgttaggcTTCATCCTACTCGATTGGTAGCTGTCATATTATAGGGgtgagctggctggtgggtgggaattggcagatgAACAAATTATGGAGGAAATGGGAAAAAACATAACAACATATTCAAGTATTTATATTCCCTATGTATAAAGAGAACTGTGCTTCATTCATGTGGTCCCCattgtaataatttaatttcagatccaatgtcaattttttttcattatataaAAAACCTCACTGTATCCAGAGTACATGAATATATTTACCTGAAAGAGTAAGCGACACAAGGACGGCCAGGGGCCCAGTAATTAAAGCACAAAGCCTCTGAACTTCCCCCAGCATATGCAGACCCAGACTCAACAGAACCCTGCCATCTGGAACAATTCACCTGAAGAAGCAAATCACAAGGATCTATTGTAGTGTTTGTGTTGGGAATTCAAGTATCCCCAAGATAAGTGCAATTGGGCCATTCTGACATTGTGAAGATGTCTGGCTGATATCCATGAAGAACAATATGTTTTCATAAAAATACAGGTTTTGTATGAAAAACTAAATTTGCCAAAAGATTTCCTTTGGGTTACTGTGGTTACGGTTAAGAACAGTGTCAGATGGAGGCATAGTTTTATTGGGTAATACaaaaattagtaaaaaaaaaaaaaaaaaaaaaaaagggactcGTGTGTGCACATATGTGTTTCAGCATTGTTTGAAAGGACACATACCTCTGGTGTGGTAATGAATTGGATAAGACGCTGCACTTCATCACTAAAAGATGTTTGTCCAGATGTCCAAGGCTGAAGCACAAGTTTTCTGTCTGTGGCCTGCACAAACAAATCCACAGGCCTCTTGAGTCTGTCAAATTTCACATgcctatttgtgtgtgtgtgtgtgtgtgtgtgtgtgtgtgtgtgtgtgaagtttcttTACAATAGTGTGGGTGGGTGGTTGTGAATCGCCTCTGGCGACTGGTTTAGTTGTGGCATGTTTTGGGGTCATGCACTCTTTGTTTTGTCCAAGCCTGAAACTTAATCAGGCTCTGGTCTAAATGTAGGCCTATTCGTCTGTTTTGAAGAGAAATGGTTAAAAACAGAACAATGGGTAGATCCTTAATCTCGATCCCctgaaacaataaaacaacTTCCCAGTCCAGTGCAGTAGCCATGGAGACAAAACAGAGGAAAAGATTAGTCACAGAGAGATAATGAGCATCTCTCTGATTCATTTAGGAGGGATTCCCTTCACTCTAGCTCAGTTTGGTTTATCCAATCATATGCACGTAAACAAAGCTACACCAGCACATAtgattactttcttttttttttttttttttttggtttatcaCCAAATATTTTATTGCTTCAGTGAAGGTGTCTTTCTCAGTGCAGTAGGCTAGTTAAGACTATAGCCTACTCGTGGACATTCTGTGTGTTCGGCTTTCAGCAGTGTTTACCTGGCGAGAGTTCAGCTCGTTCTCGTCGGCGTAGGCGCGCAGTCGTGCCGCCGTCTCTTCATTTTGCCAAAGTTCCGGCGCGCTGTCCGAGCGTGCATCCACGCTGGAGTCTAATGATCCGGATTCGTGACTACTTATACTGATGACGGTAAAGTCGGGTGCAGACGAATCACGCGGCGCTATCAAACTGACCAGAAGCTGGAGGAGCAGCAGCAAGGACAGAACAAGCGTGAACACACTTGGCAGAGCGCTGCTGCATGCGGCCATGCCTCCCCCTGAGTGAAGCACTGCTGCATGACGGAGAGCCAGAGCCTCTGTGGAAaacttcacagctccagggcaTTAAGGACAGAGGAGCATGCACAGCTGTATTCCCTCTGTTGCAAAGAGTAGCAAGCGCATTCTCCACCCcccatcactcacacacacacacacacacacacacacacacacaggcgtgTAATCTCATGCCATTATGGCTAAATATTAGATGACTGACATAttattaaacacaatttaaTCAGTAGCCTACATTAGACCCGAAACACCCCGTACAAGCTACTAGTCAACAAGTGCCCGGTTCAACTGGTTATCAaacatgctcttttttttttttttaaatatatacttttttaataAGAGTAAAATTATAATTGAAAATAGACTGCAaacattgggggaaaaaatagattTATCCTACAGTTCTGTGCAAGTATGTTTGTTTGTAGTTGCAAAGTTATAGGTGTCAGAAAAGTGATGCTTAAAATATTCgcttttttcaaattttatttaattttgtccCAATCTTAAGCAAAGTAATGCACTCAGCTGTAGGCGAAGAAATACAATAATGGAGATATGGAAATGATTCGTGCTGATTTCAGGGAAAAGTCCTGTTTCGCGCGTGCTGCAGAACCTCACATTTTGGTGTCAAGTTATATATGTAGATTAATGCGCGGACCTATAGGATatgtcaatccatccatcttctataccacttacccttcagggtcacggggaacctggagtctatcccagggagcatcgggcacaaggcgcggtacaccctggacagggtgtcaatccacCACAGGGCCCTATAGGCTATATCATAGGTCAAATCAAATGAGAGCTAATATGTGAAATTACATAGAATATAAATACGCAATGTCTTGTTTTGTCTTCCCGTTTGTCTTTGTTCCTTAGTCTCTGCTCTGCACTCGCTCATGTCCCCGTTTGAACCGCGCGCACTGCATCAGGGTCTGACGCCGTGAAGCCTCGCCTCGTACAAGCCCGAGTGGTGCTGAATGTCAACGAGGCACTGAgagtccatcacacacacacacacacactggtaaaTCCTACTGCTACAACAGACACTGCAGTCGAACAGGCtgcacaaacatacacagtCTACAGTACATTTATGCGCATTCATGGctaatgtatttttatgtctATTATGGTTTCTTATTTTAATCATTCGAAGTTTAAGTATCTTCTGCCATGTTAAAACAGCTCTAAGATAACCCCTATCATCTTAATTAGATCATTTACAATGAGTTACGGTCTATTTTACAATACTTTTCTAGTATGTATCTACTGATAAGCTAGaatttttctaaaatgttatCAATTTCAGTTCAAAAACTGTTTAGAAATTGTTATtatggatgtaaaaaaaaaaaattactgctgTCAACATGATTCTCTATGTCATGTAACCTTTTGTGTAATGTTAAGCTTGATAAACATAAGAacaacaatcatcatcatcatcatcatcatcatcattatcataatcataataaatcataataaagGTGTTTTCGATCCGATTGCTTGAAAGACATTTGAGCACATGATGAATTTGCTTGGAGGCAAATTTCAGTGATATGCCCTGAACCTACATCTCATACGCAGTTTATTGTGTGTCATTTTGAAAGATGATAAATGGTTATTCAGACATGGTATGTTTAATTATTGTTTCATTATGTGGCACAGCTACACTAAACATATAGCACTATGTAATAGTATTAAGTTAACATATTATTGTTACAATATAAAGTCTTTATCACTTTTCTTTGAAAGATGTATAAAGAATTCAGTTCAAGCTCCAACTTCTCAGCATTTCAGTGAAGAATAGAAGCATCAGACAGTGGATAGCTGTGCTTTAAGCCTTAAGTTGTGTTTGTCAAAAGAGATTCTTTTAAGGGATGTTATGTGGTACAGACCAGACAATGTGCCTGGACCAGTGTCTGAGCCCCATCTAGtaatactatatggccaaaggtttgtggacactgCAAgcatggtcatgctggaacatgtttgggccccttagttccagtgaagggaaattgtaatgctactgCACATAAAGACATCCTGTACAAATGTGTccttccagctttgtggcaacagtttgggaaagcttacatatgggtgtgatgatcgggtgtccacaaacttttggccatatagtgtatgcaATGCTTGGTGTTGGTCCGACAAGACAGTTGCTCTCTCCTTAAACAATATTCTGCCAATAAATTGCTGTGCTTATATAGTTAGCCTTCAAAGACATTGGTCATTTAAGTAAAAACATCTGTTAGTATTTTATACAGCTTATTAAAGAGGACGCCATGAATTTAGAGGTTGTCCAGGCAGAAAATAGAAATGCAATTTGGAAAATATGAGTGATTTAATacaaatcagacaaaataaGTTTAAGACTtaaactttgtttttgttttaatttgtaaCCCAAATCTTGGTCATTGCTATATATGTTGTTATATGTTTTCCTTAATTTAGCATACAATACGTACGTTATTTCCACTGCATCTCATCATCTCCAACTGTCATTTCCATCACAACGgttttttatatgtaaattttatatacagtgccctccactaatattggcacccttggtaaatatgagcaaagaaggctgtgaaaaattgtctttattgtttaaccttttgatctattgtttaaaaaattcacacaaatactctgctctcatagatatcaaacaattgcaaacacaacacaggtttataaagaaaaatatatctttgttacatataggtgtgcaggaattattgccacccttttagtcaatactttgtgctacttccctttgccaaaataacagctctgagtcatctcctataatgcctgatgaggttggagaatacatggcaagggatctgagaccattcctccatacagaatcccTCCAGATCTttcacattttgaggtccacgctggtggactctcctcttcagttcatcccacaggttttctatgggtttcaagtcaggaaactgggatggccatggcaggaccttgattttgtggtcagtaaaccatttttgtgttgattttgatgtatgttttggatcattgtgctGTTGGAAGAttcaaccacggcccattttaagcctTCTGGCAGAggtagtcaggttttcatttaacatctgttgatatttgatagagtccatgatgtcatgtatcctgtATATGTCCATTTCagtggcagaaaaacagccccaaaacattaaagatccaccaccatatttaacttatttaatttttttaaaccaaagatcaaaaggttaaacaataaagacaattttccacagccttctttgctcatatttatcaagggtgccaatattagtggagggcactgtatgtcagTATTTTCACTTCTTATAGTAACAATTTTTTCAAAGGTTTTGTTGCATATTTTAGTATTAAATACAACTGACAGGCAAGCTCATCTTTAGatactgtaaatgaaatgttctaTCATAGCAgctaaaagataaaaaaaaaattactttcaaattttaaatatttgtgtatACATTAATCTTGATACTGCTATAACATCTCTGCTACAACATAGCAGTGgactttttttcattaaaaaaaacaaacaaaccgcaTTTAGTGATGTGGTAGAAATGAGAGTTTGCTCTGATTgctgaaatacaaaaatattgacAGTCTAAACAATTTCATTGCAACCACAGTAGGGGATTTTTCTTAAACAAAGTTTAGGAAACAATAAGATTTAAAACTTTTCTCATAGCAAAAATCAGGGCCAAAGTGTATTTTATAACCTGTAACAGTTTTTCCTTCACTTTGACACAGAACCAGTCATCAGCACATACCCACAAGCCATAAAGCTATTTCAAGTGTGAAAAAACATCCTCTAAAATGTTCTCAATTGACCACTTTAAAAGAAATTTGGCACTTCTTTCCTCATTATGTGCAAGGTCCACTTACTGGCCAATCCAACTCTACCTTATAAATATTTTGGTTACGGTGGTTAAACTCAGTCAAGCACAGAAAATGGCAGTATCCCACAAACATTCCACCTGTAAGTAAAACTGACAGCAGATGGTTAAACATACATGAATAATAGAATATATTAACTACAGATTTGATGCAGTTCATAATAGCTATTATTTATTCAGGTGTTCTAGGTTAGTGTTGGTAATTGACACAATTTATGTTTAAAGACTGGGTTTTGATTGTACTTTCCTTTGAAATATGTAGACTGTGCAAATTCTCATATTTTCCTTTCCACTGTTTATGTTGTTACCTCAAAATGGCTATATAGAACATTTGTACGGTAGCCtggaatgattcattcattcaccttcagtaaccactttattcaTGTTCTGGGTTGCGgtgaatccagagcctatcctgtgTGCAAGGTAAGCTTAGATGAGACACCAGCCAATCCACTCACCTGTATGTTTTTGAACAGTGGGAGGAAAGCAGTGAACACAggggaaacccacacaaacacggggagaacatacaaaactctccagctcaggatcgaaccagggaccttgGAACTATCAAGCAGCAATGCTGCCCACTGTACCACTGTGCCGGTCACCAAAACACATTAACCAGCCAAAAACACCACAATCAAAACAgtaaatcagaaaacacaatcaaaacacaacagcaaagccATAAACACTAAAAATTTTTCTAAACTAATCTGGGTTATTCAGAAAGCATGAATCCTCACAATAATAAGTATCCACgatttaacactttttttttaggctAACTAGATAAACGATGGGcacacggtggtttagtggttagcacgtttgcctcacacctccagggttgagatTCCCACggcagccctgtgtgtgcagagtttgcatgttctccctgtgactcgggggtttcctccgggtacaccggtttcctcccccagtccaaagacatgcatggtagtctaattggcatgtccaaagtgtccatagtgtatgaatgggtgtgtgaatgtgtgtgtgattgtgccctgtgatggattggcacctcatCCACGGTGTACCCCACCCTGTGTCCCATGCCctctgggataggttccaggttccccaagatgcagtaaggataagcagtacagaaaatggatggatggatagataaaagATTAAActgaatttctttttctttgtgatAGCTAGTCATACACTGTGTCCAATCAGCAACAAGTTCAGTAAGGACCTGTTCATTTTGATGGTTCTGAatttgctgttatttttttggttttgctgttgcaTTTTCTAATTtgctgttttggttttgttttgttaatgtgttttgtaCTTATGGGACACCATACCCATTGTCTCCCCTACTACCAACCATATTACAGCCCTATTACAACCCCATTGCCTTAAAAATAATAGATTGCTTAATGATGTGATTAAATTTTATAGATGAAACTGTAAtcatatatttttgtaattttttttatctttatatttgGTGTGAGAATGTGCAACATTCTCACACCACTCTACACCACTCCACAGAGCAGAGGCAGGACTGAGTTACGCAATGATAAGAACAGaatgtgtatttaaatattcccaccttagatacagtatatggaacagacagatacagtatttcatcacaaaaaaatcACTGTACGACACAGCAGACCACAAGAAATAGGAacagtggagagagaaaaaaggaggggGAGCAGTATGAGTAGGAGAATAGGCATTGTCCACACCCTGAGTTCCAGACCTCCATGCTCAGAAAGACTGGCCTCTCAGCACCTTTGCCAGAGCAGCATCTTTGGGGTCAGTGCATGAGTGTCTGTCCTCCTGAcagaaaattacaaaaatacagaGACAAGAACTGGGTGTTGGGCAAGGTATGACCATGCTGCAGGCCGTGATCAAGAACAGAGAAAGAAGGCATTTGATTCATTTGACAAACCCTATTGGACCAGACCATACCCTTGCTTAAAATGATTGCAGTAACTATTTGCACAGGATCAAGTGGAACCATTTAAAGTCACTTATAAATTGACATCACGTCTCACATGGCATACCAGAAATTCTGTAACATTCTCATGGTAATTTGGTAATAAATTTACAGCCTTTGCAAAACTTTCTCCCCTTCTGTAATTGCTATACTTCAGTTATTTATGTCATTGCATTGTTATTTCTGGTGCTGAGTTGGTTGGTGTGACTTATGTACAGATGCTGGTATTTTGGAGCAGACAGCACATAAGGTGGGATAAGGGGGATAAAGTCTGTGTAGGGAGCAGGGTCACCATCATAAACCCTGCAAAGGTGGTAGATTCTGGGGAGTAAGTAATTGATCTCTATTGACATGGCCAGAGATGATGTTGAGACTagaagagacagatagacacataAAGAGAATCAGAGCAGAGGAATAAACAGAGAGATCAGTGTGAAGTCCAGAAACTTTTTGTATGATCTCTCATGTCAGATTGAACAATCGTCGCAGGCATAGCTGGGTTTCTGTTTAAATGAGTAATATTTGCATTCTGAGGATTTTTGCAGTTCAGCGGAGGAGTTCTTCTAGTTGATATTAGCAGTATGTCCGTCcatccagaaaaaaaacctccaccCAAGCTTCACAACTGGTCTTGTGCATGTAGGAGCATCTATCTGTATACGTGCTGTTTcagtttttcagtgtgtgtgagtgtgtgtgcgcgtgtgtgtgcatgtgtgtgtgtgtgtgtgtgtgtgtgtgtgtgtgcatgcgtgtgtattgtgtgtgtgtctgtgtgtgtgtgtgtgtgtcttgattGTCACTGCTGAAGAAATCATCTTTTAGTCCACAGTTCCAAATCTCCTTAATCCTATCTAACAAGTTTCTTCTGTAACATCACATTCTtataaaatattagaaatatgAAAATGGTGTAGTCCAAATCATCTGTTGAAAGGAAAGAGACAATGTATGAACAAAGGTGGAAAGGGTACAAATTGACCATGATTTATGGCCTTGACCATGCATCACAACAGCAACGTTTGTTTAGAAACTATTTCTGAGTGatatttaatcatatttacAGATGCAATGTTAATGTATTTGATTGTTTGAGAACTAATCTCTCACCTTTATTGGGATGGTGCAATAATGCTAACTACAGGCTGGTGACAGTGAAGCCTTCATCACTGGGTTGATCCAACAGTTGGCAGAGAACCCCCCCTCGGGAACTTTGGGACACATAACGGTGCCCTACGGGTGCATAGCTGTCCATATTACCATGATAACCCAGCTCCTCATGCTGGGGAGAAGAGTCTCGACTCCCACCCACACAAGAAGAGGACATAGTATGTCCTCTGAGTAAAGGTGTAGTATAAGGAGAATGGGATGGTGCTCTCATCCCAGGGCTAATTAGAGACATGTCCCGTTTGTGTGAGGGCATAGTGATGGCAGTGGAGCGCAGCTCCTCATAGCTCTGGGGACTATGAGCAACACTTCCACCCTGTCCATACCAGCAAGGAGAGCTACTGTAACTGGGTGAGTCATACTGTGGAAATTGGTCCTTTGGCACACAGTGTGGACTCATGGCTGAGCTACACTGTGGCGGAAGGCGAGGACTAGGGGATAGTGTAGGGCTGAATGTCCTGGTAGAATGTCCATATGTCTGTGGAGGGGGTGTAGGTTTAGGGTGTTGCTTTAGGACATCGGACTGAGTTGACAGGctgggagaaagagaggcagaatCTGAGGGGTAAATATGGCCAAATCTTTCATCAGAAGATGGAGTAGAGGTGTGGGCAGAGTAGGGAGAGGGGTATTCACAGAGCTCAGGGGCATGGCTTAGTGGTGAAAGGCTACTGCTATCGCCACTATAATAATCTAACGTTTCCTGGTATAGTCCCCCTGATGAATTCATCTGCCCTGCTGCTGAGGGGGCTGCAGGCTTTTGAAGTTTGGACTTTGGTGGTAAAGATCGCTCTCTTTGGCAAGGAGAAAAGCCTCCCCTGCCCCTACTCCCCCTGGGCTGTCGGCCCGCAGAAGCACTACGCTTTGGTCCACCTCCCTGCACAGGAGGACTTGCAGGTGATCCAGGGGGCATATGGCCTGTTTCCTTCTCACTCTGTGCCTCAGACCGTTTCTTTCGTCCTCTGCCTGGTTTTGTCCCGCCTTGAAACAAGACATTCTGACTCCAGTTATATGATGGGCCTGCAGAATTTTCATTCCAATCTAACATCAGCTTCTCCAGGCTTGACAGGCTTGACTGCCCTTCAGACACTGGTGCATCCCTAGGGCAGAACATCCCTCCCATGCTTCCTATCCCTGTGTGGGAGGAATCAGAGGAGGACTCAGAAAATGTGTCAGGGCAGGGACGTTGCTTTGCCTTTTGGGGTGTGTAATTTGAAATGTCTAGGATGTCTTTGGACTCAGAACTTGTTCCGCTGACTCCATAGTCAGAGTAGCCATGAAACTGATGAGCACCAAATCCATCACCACCCCAGGTAGATCCTTGCCTGTAACCCCAT
The sequence above is drawn from the Ictalurus furcatus strain D&B chromosome 24, Billie_1.0, whole genome shotgun sequence genome and encodes:
- the LOC128600825 gene encoding probable methyltransferase-like protein 24, which produces MAACSSALPSVFTLVLSLLLLLQLLVSLIAPRDSSAPDFTVISISSHESGSLDSSVDARSDSAPELWQNEETAARLRAYADENELNSRQVNTAESRTHRITHTHTHTNRHVKFDRLKRPVDLFVQATDRKLVLQPWTSGQTSFSDEVQRLIQFITTPEVNCSRWQGSVESGSAYAGGSSEALCFNYWAPGRPCVAYSFSLDGKDAMILESTLSMRCEVHRFDPSTRRKHGSGSGYGSVQHHQAWLDWRRPHTRPHRGVLGTIPRRLVDIMDSLGHSMVHVLWADLESAEWRVLESWVQDGTLRRISQLILTVHLQWAGFEVGGTEAEVVRFWYSVLRALHSSGFRLTYSVPGPGHTVLRQQLPNTHSSYKLTWVRMGEQFK